In the Klebsiella aerogenes KCTC 2190 genome, one interval contains:
- a CDS encoding ferritin-like domain-containing protein has product MKIQTIEDIFTHLLSDTYSAEKQLTRALAKLSRASACEELQTAFSAHLEETQGHIERIDKLLEQNDQIRLKRMKCVAMEGLIEEANEVIEATEKNEIRDAALIAAAQKVEHYEIAAYGTLCTLAEQLGYKAAVKLLAETLEEEKDADMKLTDIAVGHVNQDAQQSA; this is encoded by the coding sequence ATGAAAATTCAAACCATTGAAGATATTTTTACCCATTTATTATCGGATACCTACAGCGCGGAAAAACAGTTAACCCGCGCGCTGGCTAAACTATCCCGCGCCAGCGCATGTGAAGAGTTGCAAACGGCATTCAGCGCTCACCTTGAGGAAACACAGGGCCATATAGAACGTATTGATAAGCTCCTTGAACAAAATGATCAAATTCGCCTGAAACGGATGAAGTGTGTGGCGATGGAAGGGCTTATCGAAGAGGCCAACGAAGTGATCGAAGCGACGGAAAAGAACGAGATCCGCGATGCTGCGCTGATAGCCGCCGCGCAGAAAGTTGAACACTATGAAATTGCGGCCTACGGTACGCTGTGTACGCTGGCAGAGCAGCTCGGCTATAAAGCCGCGGTGAAATTGCTGGCGGAAACGCTGGAAGAAGAAAAAGACGCTGATATGAAATTAACGGACATCGCCGTTGGACACGTCAATCAGGATGCCCAACAGTCCGCTTAA
- a CDS encoding YqaE/Pmp3 family membrane protein, with protein MGFWRIVFTIILPPLGVLLGKGLGWAFILNIILTLLGYIPGLIHAFWVQTRD; from the coding sequence ATGGGTTTCTGGAGAATCGTATTTACTATCATCCTGCCGCCGCTGGGCGTACTGCTGGGTAAAGGCTTGGGCTGGGCATTCATTCTGAATATAATTCTGACCTTGCTGGGCTATATTCCTGGCCTTATTCACGCGTTCTGGGTACAAACCCGCGATTAA
- a CDS encoding FAD-NAD(P)-binding protein has product MKKVAIVGVGPTGIYTFHSLVERGEPLEIVLYEQGEEAGVGMPYNDEHNSAQMLANIASIEIPPIYITYLTWLQNQSEDWLTRYGIEREALHERQFLPRVILGDYYRDRFLALLEKARLAGFKVSVRESCEVTDLQAEQDGVKLWINHVPTAERADFAVIATGHLWPQDDDSSREYYPSPWSGLMQAQIAPCRVGIMGTSLSGIDAAVAVVIQHGHFTTDADESVHFRLNDASHKLHITLMSRNGILPEADFYCPIPYEPLEIVTHQRLETAIAEGSEGLLDRVFQLIVRELELAAPHWCKQIGLRQLTADTFSDAWFIDRKRHDPFAWAQANLQEVERNKQQQHTVPWRYTILRLHEVIEMITPHLNERDRERFKTGLARVFIDNYAAIPSESIRRLLALREAGVISILPLGADYQLEVQPQRTVIHHHNQRSEFDVFIDARGQKALKSKDIPFPTLRQQLLACGDEIPDIGDDYTLQAPACARGRIAFGALPWLMHDRPFVQGLVASAEIGAAMARSVSQQASGRRRKLWFSHEEW; this is encoded by the coding sequence ATGAAGAAAGTGGCGATTGTCGGCGTTGGGCCGACCGGGATCTATACTTTTCATTCCCTGGTTGAACGGGGTGAGCCGCTGGAGATAGTGCTCTACGAGCAGGGTGAAGAGGCTGGCGTCGGCATGCCTTATAACGATGAGCATAACTCAGCGCAAATGCTGGCGAATATCGCCAGTATCGAAATCCCCCCCATCTACATTACCTATCTGACGTGGCTACAAAATCAGAGCGAAGACTGGCTCACCCGGTATGGCATTGAGCGTGAGGCCTTACATGAGCGGCAATTTTTACCGCGCGTGATCCTCGGCGACTATTATCGCGATCGGTTCCTGGCGCTGTTGGAGAAAGCCAGGTTAGCGGGTTTCAAAGTTAGCGTGCGCGAATCCTGCGAGGTTACCGATCTCCAGGCGGAACAGGATGGCGTCAAACTGTGGATTAATCACGTGCCCACAGCGGAACGTGCGGATTTTGCCGTTATCGCCACCGGTCATCTCTGGCCGCAGGACGATGATTCTTCCCGCGAATATTATCCCAGCCCCTGGAGCGGTTTGATGCAGGCGCAGATAGCCCCCTGCCGGGTCGGTATCATGGGGACTTCACTCAGCGGCATTGATGCTGCCGTCGCCGTCGTCATTCAACATGGCCATTTTACGACTGACGCCGATGAGAGCGTCCATTTTCGGCTTAATGACGCGAGTCATAAACTCCATATCACCCTGATGTCACGAAACGGCATCCTGCCCGAGGCCGATTTCTACTGTCCCATCCCCTATGAACCGCTGGAAATTGTCACCCATCAGAGGCTGGAAACGGCCATCGCTGAGGGTAGTGAGGGATTGCTGGATCGCGTATTCCAGCTTATCGTCAGGGAGCTGGAACTCGCCGCGCCGCACTGGTGTAAGCAGATAGGCTTACGCCAGCTCACCGCGGATACGTTCAGCGACGCCTGGTTTATCGACAGAAAACGACACGATCCCTTTGCCTGGGCGCAAGCCAATTTGCAGGAAGTGGAACGCAACAAACAGCAACAGCATACCGTGCCGTGGCGGTATACCATTCTGCGATTGCATGAAGTGATTGAGATGATTACGCCGCATCTTAACGAACGCGACCGCGAACGCTTTAAAACAGGGCTCGCCCGGGTATTTATCGATAATTACGCGGCCATTCCATCGGAATCGATTCGCCGCCTGCTGGCGCTGCGTGAGGCCGGGGTGATTAGTATTTTGCCGCTCGGGGCCGATTATCAACTGGAAGTTCAACCACAACGGACGGTCATTCACCATCACAACCAACGCAGCGAATTTGACGTCTTTATTGACGCCAGAGGCCAAAAGGCGCTGAAGAGTAAAGACATCCCTTTCCCGACGCTGCGCCAGCAACTTCTCGCCTGCGGTGATGAGATCCCGGATATCGGTGATGATTACACCCTGCAGGCGCCGGCGTGCGCTCGCGGCCGCATTGCCTTCGGCGCGCTGCCGTGGTTGATGCATGACCGCCCTTTCGTTCAGGGCCTCGTCGCCAGCGCGGAAATCGGCGCCGCGATGGCGAGATCGGTTTCACAGCAGGCCAGCGGCCGCCGGCGCAAGCTGTGGTTCAGTCATGAAGAGTGGTGA
- a CDS encoding pyridoxal-phosphate dependent enzyme: protein MVMSLFHSVSDLIGHTPLLQLHKLDTGPCSLFLKLENQNPGGSIKDRVALSMINEAERQGKLRPGGTIIEATAGNTGLGLALIAAQKGYKLILVVPDKMSREKIFHLRALGATVQLTRSDVNKGHPAYYQDYARRLADETPGAFYIDQFNNEANPLAHATTTAPELFEQLDGDIDAVVVGVGSGGTLGGLQAWFAQHSPKTEFILADPAGSILADQVETGQYGETGSWLVEGIGEDFIPPLAHLEKVRKAWRVTDREAFATARQLLQVEGILAGSSTGTLLTAALRYCRSQSTAKRVVTFACDSGNKYLSKMFNDDWMRQQGLLSRPTRGDLSDFIALRHDEGATVTAAPDDTLAAVLARMRLYDFSQLPVLENGHVVGIVDEWDLISHVQGDSRRFALPVREAMTRHVETLDKHAPESALKDIFDRGHVVVVTDNDRFIGLITRSDVLTTWRNRLEQ, encoded by the coding sequence ATGGTTATGTCACTCTTTCACTCTGTAAGCGACCTGATTGGTCATACCCCGCTGTTACAGCTGCATAAACTGGATACCGGCCCGTGCAGCCTGTTCCTGAAACTGGAAAACCAAAACCCCGGCGGTTCGATAAAGGATCGCGTGGCGTTGTCGATGATTAATGAAGCCGAGCGCCAGGGAAAACTGCGCCCCGGCGGCACCATCATTGAAGCCACCGCCGGTAATACCGGGCTGGGGCTGGCGCTGATTGCCGCGCAGAAAGGCTACAAACTGATCCTGGTGGTGCCGGACAAAATGAGCCGCGAGAAAATTTTCCATCTGCGTGCGCTGGGCGCCACCGTGCAGTTAACCCGCTCGGACGTCAACAAAGGTCATCCCGCCTATTATCAGGACTACGCCCGCCGTCTGGCGGATGAAACGCCGGGCGCGTTTTATATTGACCAGTTCAATAATGAAGCCAACCCGTTGGCTCATGCCACCACTACCGCGCCGGAGCTGTTTGAGCAACTCGATGGCGACATTGACGCCGTGGTGGTTGGTGTCGGCTCAGGCGGTACCCTGGGCGGTTTGCAGGCATGGTTTGCGCAACACTCGCCGAAAACCGAATTTATTCTTGCCGATCCTGCGGGCTCGATTCTGGCGGATCAGGTAGAGACCGGGCAATACGGCGAAACCGGCTCCTGGCTGGTGGAGGGGATCGGCGAAGATTTTATTCCCCCGCTCGCCCATCTGGAGAAGGTGCGCAAAGCGTGGCGCGTGACCGATCGTGAAGCGTTCGCCACCGCCCGGCAGCTGCTGCAAGTGGAAGGTATCCTCGCCGGCTCGTCAACGGGCACCCTGCTGACAGCAGCTCTGCGCTACTGCCGGTCGCAGTCCACCGCTAAGCGGGTGGTCACCTTCGCCTGCGATAGCGGTAACAAGTACCTGTCGAAAATGTTCAACGACGACTGGATGCGCCAGCAAGGTCTGCTAAGCCGCCCGACGCGCGGCGATCTTAGCGATTTTATCGCCCTGCGTCATGATGAAGGCGCAACCGTCACCGCCGCGCCCGACGATACGCTGGCTGCCGTCCTTGCTCGTATGCGCCTGTACGATTTCTCCCAGTTGCCGGTGCTGGAAAACGGCCACGTGGTTGGCATCGTCGATGAATGGGATCTGATAAGCCACGTCCAGGGCGACAGCCGGCGTTTCGCGCTACCGGTCAGAGAGGCTATGACCCGCCATGTCGAAACCCTGGATAAGCACGCCCCGGAAAGCGCGCTTAAAGATATCTTCGACCGTGGACATGTCGTGGTCGTTACTGATAACGATCGGTTTATCGGCCTGATTACCCGTAGCGACGTCCTGACCACCTGGCGTAACCGACTGGAACAATAA
- a CDS encoding gluconate:H+ symporter, with protein MSPALALLWVVVGIALLVIMNLKYKVHNIFALLIAGLFVAVMEGVPLDKIVSMVQQGLGGIMGHLALIIIFGAIIGKFMTESGASQQIADTVIRRCGTRYLAVGLMFIGVIFGIAMFYEVAFLIAMPLVLNIASKANIPWMKLVIPTVVGATMGHSLFPPQPGPVALVSAFQADIVQVYLYGIIVIVPALFCAGILLPAWLPGIREMKLNAMIQPQEEKPADALPSFAVSIAIPLIPAILMIASSLIQSLFGAASSAAKFFQFLGSAEISMLLATGAAIWLLGCRRGMNAVQVNHCVTDSVARIANVLFVISAGGILKQVIIDSGVGDHIVTMMSHVPLSPFIIAWLITAIIRILTGQGAVAAITSAGIVSPMVTAFHLNPALMCLAVACGSNTITLMYDGGFLLFKETFGISMRDTFKTWGLLELINSVVGLLMVLLLSLFIS; from the coding sequence ATGTCTCCAGCCCTGGCTCTGCTATGGGTGGTGGTCGGTATTGCGCTACTGGTCATCATGAATCTGAAATACAAAGTTCACAATATTTTCGCCTTATTAATTGCCGGCCTGTTCGTCGCCGTTATGGAAGGTGTGCCCCTCGATAAAATCGTCTCGATGGTTCAGCAAGGACTGGGCGGAATAATGGGACACCTGGCGCTGATCATTATATTCGGCGCTATCATCGGCAAATTTATGACCGAATCCGGTGCCAGCCAGCAGATTGCCGATACGGTAATCAGACGTTGCGGCACCCGTTATCTGGCGGTCGGCTTGATGTTTATCGGCGTCATCTTCGGCATTGCCATGTTTTATGAAGTGGCGTTTTTGATTGCTATGCCGCTGGTTCTTAACATCGCCAGCAAAGCCAATATCCCGTGGATGAAACTGGTTATTCCGACGGTCGTCGGCGCCACCATGGGACATAGTTTATTTCCGCCACAACCGGGGCCGGTTGCATTAGTCAGCGCCTTCCAGGCGGATATTGTTCAGGTTTATCTGTACGGCATTATCGTGATAGTCCCGGCGCTGTTCTGTGCGGGGATCCTGTTACCTGCCTGGCTTCCGGGTATCCGCGAAATGAAGCTGAATGCCATGATTCAACCGCAGGAGGAGAAACCTGCCGACGCGCTGCCGTCGTTTGCGGTCAGCATTGCCATTCCGCTGATCCCCGCGATATTGATGATTGCGTCTTCGCTGATTCAGTCGCTGTTTGGCGCGGCCTCTTCTGCGGCAAAATTCTTCCAGTTCCTCGGTAGCGCGGAAATTAGCATGCTGTTGGCGACCGGCGCCGCAATCTGGCTGCTCGGCTGCCGCCGCGGTATGAACGCCGTTCAGGTTAACCACTGCGTCACGGACTCGGTCGCCAGAATTGCCAACGTCCTGTTCGTCATCAGCGCCGGCGGCATTCTCAAACAGGTTATTATCGATTCCGGCGTCGGCGACCATATCGTTACGATGATGAGCCACGTCCCGCTGTCGCCGTTTATTATCGCCTGGCTGATTACCGCTATTATTCGTATTCTTACCGGCCAGGGCGCCGTTGCGGCAATTACTTCAGCCGGGATTGTTTCGCCAATGGTTACCGCATTTCATCTTAATCCAGCGCTGATGTGCCTGGCGGTGGCCTGTGGTAGCAATACCATTACTTTGATGTATGACGGCGGCTTTTTACTCTTTAAGGAAACGTTTGGCATCTCGATGCGCGATACCTTTAAGACCTGGGGCTTACTGGAGCTCATCAACTCGGTGGTGGGTCTGTTGATGGTGTTATTACTGAGTCTGTTTATTTCCTGA
- a CDS encoding lipoprotein codes for MKLWNKTLITSALCLALFGCDDSSKVDNKLDQAKDNAEQIKDAAADKARAIKQEADKQIDDIKTQANNEADSLKTQASSIKSEADKKADAIAQDAKNKADAVKQDAQQKSDAIMKEAGKIKDNAIVEANQLSADAANKTKEIKESIAPEQAPAQQAPAGQQ; via the coding sequence ATGAAACTGTGGAATAAAACGCTGATTACCTCTGCATTGTGCCTGGCGTTGTTTGGCTGCGATGACTCATCGAAAGTCGACAATAAACTGGATCAGGCCAAAGATAACGCGGAACAAATTAAAGATGCGGCCGCCGATAAAGCGCGGGCCATTAAGCAAGAAGCGGATAAGCAGATCGACGACATCAAAACGCAGGCCAATAATGAAGCGGATAGCCTGAAAACTCAGGCCAGCAGTATTAAATCTGAAGCCGACAAGAAAGCTGACGCGATTGCCCAGGATGCGAAAAATAAAGCGGATGCGGTAAAACAGGATGCGCAGCAAAAAAGCGATGCGATCATGAAAGAGGCGGGAAAAATTAAAGATAACGCCATCGTTGAAGCCAACCAGCTTTCCGCCGATGCCGCCAATAAGACCAAAGAAATAAAAGAGAGTATCGCGCCGGAGCAAGCGCCAGCGCAGCAGGCGCCGGCCGGCCAACAGTAA
- a CDS encoding general stress protein: MAEHRGGSGNFAEDREKASEAGRKGGQHSGGNFKNDPERASEAGKKGGKNSHGGGRKSGDS; the protein is encoded by the coding sequence ATGGCAGAACACAGAGGTGGTTCAGGTAATTTTGCAGAAGACCGGGAAAAAGCATCTGAAGCCGGACGTAAAGGCGGACAGCACAGCGGCGGGAATTTTAAAAATGACCCGGAACGTGCATCCGAAGCCGGTAAAAAAGGCGGTAAAAACAGCCATGGCGGCGGCCGTAAATCCGGTGATAGCTAG
- the uxuA gene encoding mannonate dehydratase, whose product MQMTMRWFGPDEDKVTLEQIRQVPGVEGVVGALYDVPVGEVWPREKIKALVEQAHANGLTMEVIESVNIHDAIKIGLPERDRYIANYQQTIRNLAAFGVKVICYNFMPVFDWMKTDMNYRLADGSLTMAFEKAGIDKTLEQVVAEVLSNANGYALPGWEPERLAQVQTLFDSYKAVDDDKLRENLLYFLEKIIPVCEEVGVKMAIHPDDPPYSIFGLPRIIKNRDDLDWLCRAVDSPANGITLCTGSIAEEPQNNVYQILAEFSQRGRIHFAHVRNIKIIKDKDFYESAHPTRYGSLDMYRVMQALHDNGFDGYIRPDHGRFIWGETGRPGYGLYDRALGATYLLGLWEALENQHA is encoded by the coding sequence ATGCAAATGACGATGCGCTGGTTTGGGCCAGACGAAGATAAAGTCACTCTTGAGCAGATCCGTCAGGTTCCTGGAGTGGAAGGTGTGGTCGGCGCGCTGTACGACGTACCGGTTGGCGAAGTCTGGCCACGGGAGAAAATTAAGGCGTTAGTCGAGCAGGCCCACGCTAACGGTCTGACGATGGAAGTTATCGAAAGCGTGAATATTCACGACGCGATTAAAATCGGGCTGCCGGAGCGCGATCGCTATATCGCCAACTATCAGCAAACGATCCGTAACCTCGCCGCCTTTGGCGTTAAGGTCATCTGCTACAACTTTATGCCGGTTTTCGACTGGATGAAAACCGACATGAACTACCGGCTGGCGGACGGTTCGCTAACGATGGCTTTTGAAAAAGCCGGCATCGATAAAACGCTGGAACAGGTCGTCGCGGAAGTGCTCAGCAACGCCAACGGCTATGCCCTGCCGGGCTGGGAGCCCGAACGTTTAGCGCAGGTACAGACGTTATTCGACAGCTATAAAGCGGTCGATGATGACAAACTGCGAGAAAATCTGCTCTATTTCCTGGAGAAAATTATTCCGGTCTGCGAAGAGGTCGGCGTGAAAATGGCCATTCATCCTGACGATCCGCCGTACTCTATTTTTGGTCTACCGCGCATTATTAAAAACCGCGACGATCTCGACTGGTTGTGTCGCGCGGTGGATTCACCGGCAAACGGTATTACCTTATGTACCGGCTCTATTGCCGAGGAGCCGCAAAATAACGTTTATCAAATCCTCGCGGAATTCAGCCAGCGCGGGCGCATTCATTTCGCTCATGTCAGAAATATTAAAATCATAAAAGACAAAGATTTCTACGAATCGGCGCACCCTACCCGCTATGGCTCGCTCGATATGTACCGGGTGATGCAGGCGCTGCACGACAACGGCTTCGACGGCTATATTCGTCCCGATCATGGCCGTTTTATCTGGGGAGAAACCGGCCGTCCGGGATACGGCTTATACGATCGCGCGCTCGGCGCCACTTACTTACTGGGATTATGGGAAGCGCTGGAAAACCAGCACGCCTGA
- a CDS encoding trans-sulfuration enzyme family protein: MKNLQTLSVHSGIFNDQHGAVMPPIYATSTFAQPAPGQHTGYEYSRSGNPTRHALETAIAELESGSRGFAFASGLAAISTVLELLDKDSHLVAVDDVYGGTYRLIENVRRRSAGLQVTWVKPDDLAGIEAAIRPDTRMIWVETPTNPLLKLADLAAIAEIARRHNIISVTDNTFASPIIHRPIELGFDIVVHSATKYLNGHSDVVAGLAVVGDNPTLAEKLGYLQNAVGGVLDPFSSFLTLRGIRTLALRVERHSSNALLLAEWLEQQPQVEKVWFPWLASHPHHDLARRQMALPGGMISVVVKGDDDYAGRIIKKLRLFTLAESLGGVESLVSQPFSMTHASIPLEQRLANGITPQLIRLSVGIEDPQDLIADWRNALRE; the protein is encoded by the coding sequence ATGAAAAATTTACAGACGCTCAGCGTCCATAGCGGCATTTTTAACGACCAGCATGGCGCGGTGATGCCACCAATTTACGCCACCTCTACCTTTGCCCAGCCCGCGCCGGGCCAGCATACCGGCTATGAATATTCGCGTAGCGGCAATCCGACCCGCCACGCGCTGGAAACGGCCATTGCAGAGCTGGAAAGCGGTAGCCGGGGTTTTGCTTTTGCTTCAGGCCTCGCGGCCATTTCCACGGTACTGGAACTGCTGGATAAGGATAGCCATCTGGTGGCGGTAGATGATGTCTATGGCGGCACATACCGGCTGATTGAAAATGTTCGCCGTCGTAGCGCCGGTCTGCAAGTGACCTGGGTCAAACCTGACGATCTGGCAGGCATCGAAGCCGCGATCCGCCCTGATACGCGGATGATTTGGGTGGAAACGCCGACCAATCCGTTACTCAAGCTGGCGGATCTTGCGGCCATTGCCGAGATTGCCCGTCGACATAACATTATCAGCGTCACCGATAATACCTTTGCCTCACCGATCATCCATCGCCCTATCGAACTGGGCTTTGATATCGTGGTGCATTCAGCGACCAAATATCTCAACGGTCATTCGGATGTCGTCGCCGGGTTGGCGGTGGTTGGCGACAATCCGACGCTGGCCGAGAAGTTGGGCTATCTGCAAAACGCCGTCGGCGGCGTACTTGACCCATTCAGCAGCTTCCTGACGCTGCGCGGCATTCGCACCCTGGCTCTACGGGTGGAACGTCATAGCAGCAACGCTCTGCTGCTGGCGGAATGGCTGGAGCAGCAGCCGCAGGTCGAGAAAGTGTGGTTCCCCTGGCTCGCCAGCCATCCCCATCACGATCTGGCCCGCCGACAGATGGCCCTGCCAGGCGGTATGATTTCCGTTGTGGTCAAAGGAGATGATGACTACGCCGGGCGCATCATCAAAAAACTACGGTTATTTACGCTGGCGGAAAGCCTGGGGGGTGTGGAAAGCCTGGTGAGCCAGCCATTCAGCATGACGCACGCCTCCATTCCGCTGGAACAGCGGCTGGCGAATGGCATAACGCCGCAGTTGATTCGACTCTCGGTAGGTATTGAAGATCCGCAAGACCTGATCGCTGACTGGCGAAACGCGCTACGTGAGTAA
- a CDS encoding DUF421 domain-containing protein: MEMVLRAVAIYLILLIIFKVAGRRTLMQLTSFDLILLLIISEATQQAMLSTDYSVTGSMLTIVTLVSVDILFGYIKKRFSQAENYLDGSPTIVVENGVVADDKMKMVNISVDDILLAARQHHGIYQLEKIKFAILERNGQISIIPTEA, from the coding sequence ATGGAAATGGTGCTCAGAGCCGTCGCAATCTATCTTATCTTATTGATTATATTTAAAGTTGCTGGCAGAAGAACGCTTATGCAACTCACCAGTTTTGATCTGATTTTACTGTTGATTATCAGTGAGGCCACGCAGCAGGCCATGCTCAGCACCGACTATTCTGTTACCGGTTCAATGCTGACTATTGTCACGCTGGTCAGCGTGGATATTTTATTTGGCTATATAAAGAAGCGCTTTTCTCAGGCTGAGAATTATCTTGATGGTTCGCCGACGATCGTCGTAGAAAATGGTGTTGTCGCTGACGATAAAATGAAAATGGTCAATATCTCTGTGGATGACATATTGCTCGCCGCGCGACAGCACCATGGTATATATCAACTTGAGAAGATTAAATTTGCGATCCTCGAACGTAACGGCCAGATTTCAATTATTCCGACCGAAGCGTAG
- a CDS encoding ferritin-like domain-containing protein, translating to MTDIENYHDWLRDAHAMEKQAESMLESMVKRTDSYPELCTRLEQHLFETRRQITVLDDIIVRNNISRSVLKDSMSKIAAMGQSIGGMFPQDEVVKGVISGYVFEQFEVACYTSLLTAAQKVNDHDSIADLESILAEERGMAEWLLQHIPDITEQYIIRSETPGFDAKL from the coding sequence ATGACTGATATTGAAAACTATCACGATTGGTTGCGTGACGCGCACGCTATGGAAAAGCAGGCCGAATCAATGCTTGAATCAATGGTAAAACGAACCGACAGCTATCCGGAATTATGTACCCGCCTTGAGCAGCATCTTTTTGAAACCCGTCGGCAAATTACCGTACTGGATGATATTATTGTGCGCAACAATATTTCCCGCTCGGTTCTTAAAGACTCAATGAGTAAAATCGCCGCAATGGGACAATCTATTGGAGGAATGTTTCCACAAGATGAAGTGGTGAAAGGGGTGATCAGCGGTTACGTTTTCGAGCAGTTTGAGGTCGCCTGTTATACCTCCTTATTAACCGCCGCGCAAAAGGTCAACGATCATGATTCGATTGCGGATTTAGAAAGTATTTTGGCGGAAGAGAGAGGCATGGCCGAATGGCTGCTGCAACATATTCCGGATATTACGGAGCAATATATTATTCGCTCCGAAACGCCGGGTTTTGATGCTAAGCTTTAG
- a CDS encoding YdeI family stress tolerance OB fold protein — translation MRKKLIATLCLLLTAGVWAEEKGGFKNDAAPPPPHQLDDGYRGMEDGRIMTIEQAKTMHDGATISLRGNVIKHEGDDRYLFRDKTGTIAAIIPAAVFDGQDIKPDKLVSINGSLDSKMTPPLVRVDKLRKQAPN, via the coding sequence ATGAGGAAAAAGCTAATCGCGACACTCTGTTTGTTACTCACCGCTGGCGTCTGGGCTGAAGAGAAGGGCGGTTTTAAAAACGATGCCGCACCGCCGCCGCCGCACCAGCTGGACGACGGCTATCGCGGTATGGAGGATGGCCGGATTATGACCATTGAGCAGGCGAAAACCATGCACGACGGCGCGACTATTTCCCTGCGCGGCAATGTGATTAAGCATGAAGGCGACGACCGTTATCTGTTCCGTGATAAAACTGGCACCATTGCGGCCATTATTCCGGCAGCCGTTTTTGATGGTCAGGACATCAAGCCAGACAAACTGGTGAGCATCAACGGAAGCCTGGATAGTAAAATGACGCCGCCGCTGGTGCGGGTTGATAAGCTGCGCAAACAAGCGCCCAATTAA
- a CDS encoding NADH:flavin oxidoreductase/NADH oxidase, with translation MSQLFSPARIGKLALENRIVIAPMCQYSAENGKATAWHRIHLGQLAFSGAGLVIIEASAVEPAGRISPADVGLWDDETEAALYRVLEDVRAYSTTRIGIQLGHAGRKASVAAPWLGGGQLALDNGGWQTVAPSALAFHDGDRAPKALSHDDLARLKQAFVDSARRAERLGIELIELHAAHGYLLHQFLSPLSNQRTDEYGGSLENRLRFPLEVFQAIREAVSENIAVGVRLSATDWVDGGWDTAQSIVFSQQLEALGCDYIHVSSGGLSPQQAIQVGPGYQLPFAHEIRQQINVPVIGVGLITEPQQAEDALQNGDADLIAIARAALYNPHWPWQAAAALGAQVSVPPQYLRSEPHGLKGTLKSNR, from the coding sequence ATGAGTCAACTATTTAGCCCTGCGCGAATTGGTAAACTGGCGCTGGAAAACCGGATTGTCATCGCCCCGATGTGTCAGTACTCCGCCGAAAACGGCAAGGCAACCGCCTGGCACCGCATTCATCTTGGACAGCTGGCTTTTTCCGGCGCCGGTTTGGTGATTATTGAAGCCAGCGCCGTTGAGCCCGCGGGTCGCATCTCCCCGGCGGATGTCGGCCTGTGGGATGATGAAACCGAAGCCGCCCTGTACCGGGTACTGGAAGATGTTCGCGCCTATTCAACAACCCGCATCGGTATCCAGCTGGGGCATGCCGGGCGCAAAGCCTCCGTCGCTGCCCCCTGGCTTGGCGGCGGTCAGTTGGCGCTGGATAACGGCGGCTGGCAAACCGTCGCTCCATCCGCGCTGGCATTTCATGACGGCGACCGGGCACCGAAAGCGCTGAGCCATGACGATCTGGCGCGGCTTAAACAAGCCTTTGTTGATAGCGCGCGTCGCGCTGAACGCCTGGGAATTGAACTGATAGAGCTGCATGCCGCCCACGGCTACCTGTTGCACCAATTCCTCTCGCCGCTGAGCAACCAGCGAACAGATGAATACGGCGGTTCGCTGGAAAACCGCTTACGTTTCCCGCTGGAGGTTTTCCAGGCAATACGGGAGGCGGTCAGCGAAAATATCGCCGTCGGCGTACGGCTTTCGGCGACAGACTGGGTGGATGGCGGTTGGGATACGGCGCAATCCATCGTCTTTAGCCAGCAGCTTGAAGCGCTGGGTTGCGACTATATTCACGTCTCCAGCGGCGGGTTGTCGCCGCAGCAGGCGATTCAGGTCGGTCCTGGCTATCAGTTACCGTTCGCCCATGAAATCCGCCAGCAGATCAACGTTCCGGTCATTGGCGTAGGGTTAATTACCGAACCGCAGCAGGCTGAAGATGCACTGCAAAACGGCGACGCCGATCTGATTGCCATCGCCCGCGCGGCGCTCTACAACCCACACTGGCCGTGGCAGGCTGCGGCGGCTCTGGGGGCCCAGGTTAGCGTGCCGCCGCAATACCTGCGTTCAGAACCGCATGGGCTGAAAGGCACGCTAAAATCTAATCGCTGA